In a genomic window of Streptococcus mitis NCTC 12261:
- the vicK gene encoding cell wall metabolism sensor histidine kinase VicK, with protein sequence MIELIRKNILTSDFIFILILLGFILIVTLLLLENRRDNIRLKQINQKVKDLIAGDYSQVLDMQGSSEITNITNNLNDLSEVIRLTQENLEQESKRLHSILSYMTDGVLATNRRGKITMINDMAKKQLGVQKEDVLNKSILELLKIEDEYELRDLITQVPELMIDSQDANGEYLSLRVRFALVRRESGFISGLVAVLHDTTEQEKEERERRLFVSNVSHELRTPLTSVKSYLEALDEGALSEPVAPDFIKVSLDETNRMMRMVTDLLHLSRIDNATSHLDVELINFTAFITFILNRFDKMRGSDEEKKYELVRDYPITSVWIEIDTDKMTQVIDNILNNAIKYSPDGGKITVTMKTTDDQMILSISDQGLGIPKQDLPRIFDRFYRVDRARSRAQGGTGLGLSIAKEIIKQHNGFIWAKSIYGKGSTFTIVLPYDKDAVKEEVWEDEIEDQNE encoded by the coding sequence ATGATTGAATTGATTAGAAAAAATATTCTTACTAGTGATTTTATCTTCATTTTAATTTTATTGGGTTTTATCTTGATTGTTACCTTGCTTTTGCTAGAAAATCGGCGAGATAATATTCGGTTGAAGCAAATTAATCAAAAAGTTAAAGACTTGATTGCAGGAGATTATTCTCAGGTATTGGATATGCAGGGAAGCTCTGAAATCACTAATATTACCAATAATCTCAATGATTTATCAGAAGTAATCCGTTTGACCCAAGAAAATCTGGAACAAGAGAGTAAACGATTGCACAGTATCCTCTCTTACATGACAGATGGAGTCCTCGCGACCAATCGTCGTGGTAAGATTACTATGATTAATGACATGGCTAAGAAACAGCTAGGTGTTCAGAAGGAAGATGTTCTCAATAAAAGTATTCTAGAATTACTTAAGATTGAAGATGAGTATGAACTTCGTGATTTGATTACCCAAGTTCCTGAACTCATGATTGATTCTCAGGATGCCAATGGTGAGTATCTGAGCCTTCGTGTACGCTTCGCCTTGGTGCGTCGTGAGTCTGGATTTATCTCAGGTTTGGTAGCTGTTTTGCATGATACGACGGAGCAGGAGAAGGAAGAACGCGAACGAAGACTCTTTGTTTCCAACGTTAGTCATGAGTTACGGACGCCTCTGACTAGTGTAAAATCCTATCTTGAAGCCTTGGATGAGGGAGCCTTGTCAGAACCTGTTGCACCAGACTTTATCAAGGTGTCTCTAGACGAAACCAACCGTATGATGCGGATGGTGACAGACCTTCTCCATCTTTCTCGAATTGATAATGCAACTAGTCACCTAGATGTGGAACTGATTAACTTCACAGCCTTTATTACCTTTATTCTTAACCGCTTTGATAAGATGAGGGGATCAGACGAAGAAAAGAAATATGAATTGGTTAGAGATTATCCGATTACGTCTGTCTGGATTGAAATTGATACAGACAAGATGACGCAGGTGATTGATAATATTCTCAACAATGCCATTAAATATTCTCCAGATGGTGGAAAAATCACAGTGACCATGAAGACGACTGATGATCAGATGATTTTATCCATCTCAGACCAAGGATTGGGTATTCCTAAGCAGGATTTGCCACGTATCTTTGACCGTTTCTACCGTGTGGATCGTGCTAGAAGCCGTGCTCAAGGTGGAACAGGGCTAGGACTGTCTATCGCTAAAGAAATTATCAAACAACATAATGGTTTTATTTGGGCCAAGAGTATATATGGTAAGGGATCAACCTTTACCATTGTGCTCCCTTATGATAAGGATGCAGTGAAGGAAGAAGTATGGGAGGACGAAATAGAAGACCAGAATGAGTGA